One window of Lentisphaera araneosa HTCC2155 genomic DNA carries:
- a CDS encoding GatB/YqeY domain-containing protein has product MKTRLMNDFKESMKNKDATKKAVVTEIRGAIKNKEINEKIEASDAQITAIIQKIQKEMHESLDAFKKAGNAEQVAELKARLEIVATYLPKEMDEEEMKSIIEQVVNDLEDKSMKNMGRTIASVKSQVEGAGYLVNGGKLSGLVKAALS; this is encoded by the coding sequence ATGAAAACTCGCTTGATGAATGACTTTAAAGAATCCATGAAAAATAAAGATGCCACCAAGAAAGCTGTGGTAACGGAAATTCGCGGTGCAATCAAAAATAAAGAAATCAATGAAAAGATTGAAGCAAGTGATGCGCAAATCACCGCCATCATTCAAAAAATTCAAAAAGAAATGCATGAGTCACTCGACGCTTTTAAGAAAGCGGGCAATGCCGAACAAGTTGCGGAGCTTAAAGCGCGCTTAGAAATCGTTGCAACTTACTTGCCCAAAGAAATGGATGAAGAAGAAATGAAGTCAATCATTGAGCAGGTTGTGAATGACTTGGAAGATAAGTCGATGAAGAATATGGGCCGTACAATTGCTAGCGTTAAGTCTCAGGTCGAGGGTGCGGGCTACTTGGTCAATGGCGGTAAGCTTTCGGGTCTAGTGAAGGCGGCATTGAGCTAA
- a CDS encoding TVP38/TMEM64 family protein, which translates to MIIKIRNFIRDLGNFGPILLFSVVGPGVGAIVLSATGSQWLDPLRDSSFSLLIFFILGLVLTGCSLIPTHAVSLVAGILFGSFVGPAYALTTITSASLVSYVLFSRLLDDELLSLLEKKPRANMIYRELLKSHGLKTLSMVILIRLSPVMPFAGTNVLLAAGKVNKLEFLCGSALGLAPRVILVTIAGSQLSTLDLSQGADRSLFTLGIIATIASLAIIGHVSKKALRKMVNIEAAAE; encoded by the coding sequence ATGATTATAAAAATACGAAATTTTATTAGAGATTTGGGTAACTTTGGACCCATTTTACTCTTTTCGGTAGTCGGGCCAGGCGTCGGAGCCATTGTGCTGAGTGCCACGGGCTCACAATGGTTAGATCCTTTGCGAGATAGTTCATTCTCACTATTAATCTTTTTTATTCTCGGCTTGGTGCTTACAGGCTGTTCCTTAATTCCGACTCACGCGGTTTCTTTAGTGGCGGGGATCTTATTTGGTTCTTTTGTGGGGCCTGCTTATGCCTTGACCACGATTACCTCGGCATCGCTAGTGTCCTATGTGCTCTTTAGTCGTCTCTTAGATGACGAACTTTTAAGTTTGTTAGAGAAAAAACCTCGAGCCAACATGATTTACAGAGAACTTTTAAAGAGTCATGGTCTTAAGACTTTATCTATGGTGATTTTAATTCGCCTCTCACCAGTGATGCCTTTTGCGGGTACGAATGTGCTCTTGGCCGCAGGTAAAGTGAATAAATTAGAGTTTCTTTGTGGGTCGGCGTTGGGGCTTGCCCCACGCGTTATTTTAGTGACGATTGCGGGCTCGCAGTTATCGACGCTCGACTTAAGTCAGGGTGCGGATCGTTCCCTTTTTACTCTAGGGATTATTGCGACAATCGCGAGTTTGGCGATCATTGGTCATGTCTCGAAAAAGGCTCTGCGCAAGATGGTGAATATCGAGGCAGCAGCAGAGTAA
- a CDS encoding LacI family DNA-binding transcriptional regulator encodes MSVTIYDIAKEAGVSASTVSRVLNSSSLISDERSSNIIEIANRLGYTKRAIKKQKSRAILNIKLVLGQLNDPSLPLVYSVPELIDGIKAGVPENQLNIICETSNKTKDLFSSKKSGQADAVIFAFCQVPKSTEQYLKENNIPFLVLNRSPEENDFITFNNKEAMNELVKKSLVKTSRPVFLEMYSENEITTERRQGFLNACEELSIADYEFIQLNSLDEIDRHLLTNFTKKGKKQIVAMNDIIASVFMFQALKNSYKIPEDFSLSGFDGSSVSSMLASELRTVSLQINKLGRKSGDWITKRVLEREEAAYQVYLKGKYIEGSTYSS; translated from the coding sequence ATGTCGGTAACTATTTATGATATTGCAAAAGAAGCAGGGGTTTCTGCGAGTACGGTTTCTCGCGTGCTCAATAGTTCTTCACTGATTAGTGATGAGCGCAGTAGCAATATTATTGAAATAGCGAATCGCTTAGGTTATACCAAGCGTGCGATAAAAAAGCAGAAGAGTCGGGCAATTTTAAATATTAAACTGGTCTTGGGGCAACTTAATGACCCTTCTTTACCCTTGGTGTATTCAGTACCAGAATTAATCGATGGCATTAAGGCGGGTGTGCCCGAGAATCAGCTCAATATAATTTGCGAAACGAGCAATAAGACAAAGGATTTATTCTCTAGTAAAAAGAGTGGCCAGGCGGATGCAGTCATTTTCGCTTTCTGCCAAGTTCCCAAGTCGACTGAGCAATACCTGAAAGAAAACAATATTCCTTTTTTAGTACTCAACCGTTCACCAGAAGAAAATGATTTTATTACCTTTAACAATAAAGAGGCAATGAATGAGCTAGTGAAAAAGAGTTTAGTTAAAACCAGTCGTCCGGTCTTCCTAGAGATGTATTCGGAGAATGAAATTACTACTGAGAGGCGTCAAGGTTTTTTGAATGCTTGTGAGGAACTATCGATTGCAGATTATGAATTTATTCAACTCAACTCTTTAGACGAAATTGATCGTCATTTATTAACGAATTTTACCAAGAAAGGCAAAAAGCAAATTGTTGCGATGAATGATATAATTGCCAGTGTCTTTATGTTTCAGGCACTCAAAAACTCCTACAAGATTCCAGAAGATTTTTCTCTGTCGGGTTTCGATGGCTCGAGTGTCAGCTCGATGCTGGCAAGTGAACTGCGTACCGTGAGCCTGCAGATTAATAAGCTAGGGCGCAAGTCGGGGGATTGGATCACTAAGCGCGTGCTTGAACGCGAAGAAGCGGCTTATCAAGTTTATCTCAAAGGCAAATATATTGAGGGGAGTACTTACTCGTCTTAG
- a CDS encoding SufE family protein: protein MAIEDKDKIIADLGKIEDIDDRFTWLIKYGRQAGDLAEDKRVDKFKISGCTSQLWLVPELKDGKVIFSADSDAAIPKGLGVVFASVYSGLTPAEAMSLDASFLETAGLSEHLSMNRRNGLSSLHKQIMLYCATFSALAGQGIQDYAI from the coding sequence ATGGCTATAGAAGACAAAGATAAAATCATTGCAGATTTGGGCAAAATTGAAGATATTGACGATCGCTTCACTTGGTTAATCAAATACGGGCGACAAGCAGGTGATTTGGCAGAAGACAAACGTGTAGATAAATTTAAAATTTCTGGCTGTACCTCTCAGCTCTGGTTAGTTCCGGAGCTCAAGGACGGCAAGGTGATATTTTCGGCTGATAGTGACGCAGCTATTCCCAAAGGTCTCGGGGTAGTGTTTGCTTCAGTTTACTCTGGTTTAACTCCTGCCGAAGCGATGAGTCTTGACGCGAGTTTCTTGGAGACTGCGGGCTTGAGTGAACATTTATCGATGAATCGTCGCAATGGACTCAGTAGCCTGCACAAGCAAATCATGCTTTACTGTGCGACTTTCTCTGCACTTGCGGGACAAGGTATTCAGGATTACGCTATTTAG